A portion of the Burkholderia sp. GAS332 genome contains these proteins:
- a CDS encoding Pimeloyl-ACP methyl ester carboxylesterase — translation MSAVPSTTVDQNATLEARLGRFPAQQIWLASQRAVSYRDVDSAEGEALPLVLLHGIGSGAASWVQQFEVLGETRRVLAWDAPGYGASTPVEAVSPAASDYATVLKEWLDALGIERCVLLGHSLGAIIAGAFAVTNPQRVVGLLLLSPAGGYGASPAEVRETKRDQRLAMIAELGPQGLAEKRSTNMVSVHASDEARAWVRWNMSRVIPHGYAQATHLLANADLASDLARYKGRINIAVGAEDTITPPEACERLALAASTTLQVVPRAGHAGYIEAPAAYTAIIDTFCRVSDGQRSQ, via the coding sequence ATGTCCGCAGTCCCGTCCACCACCGTCGATCAGAACGCTACGCTCGAAGCGCGCCTTGGCCGCTTTCCCGCGCAGCAGATCTGGCTGGCATCGCAACGCGCTGTGAGCTATCGCGATGTGGATAGCGCCGAAGGCGAAGCACTGCCACTCGTGCTGTTGCACGGTATAGGTTCGGGCGCGGCTTCGTGGGTGCAGCAGTTTGAAGTACTGGGTGAGACGCGCCGTGTGCTGGCGTGGGATGCGCCGGGGTATGGGGCGTCAACACCCGTCGAAGCCGTTTCGCCTGCCGCAAGTGATTACGCAACGGTATTGAAGGAATGGCTCGACGCGCTCGGCATTGAACGCTGCGTGCTGCTGGGCCATTCGCTTGGCGCGATCATCGCGGGTGCGTTTGCTGTGACGAATCCGCAGCGCGTGGTCGGCTTGCTGCTGTTGTCACCGGCTGGCGGTTATGGCGCTTCGCCGGCGGAAGTGCGCGAAACCAAACGCGATCAGCGCCTTGCGATGATTGCCGAACTCGGCCCGCAAGGTCTCGCCGAAAAACGCAGCACCAATATGGTGTCTGTCCACGCGAGCGACGAAGCGCGCGCATGGGTGCGCTGGAACATGTCGCGCGTGATCCCGCACGGCTATGCGCAAGCGACGCATCTGCTCGCGAACGCCGATCTGGCCAGCGATCTCGCTCGCTACAAAGGCCGCATCAACATCGCGGTCGGCGCTGAAGACACGATTACGCCCCCCGAAGCCTGCGAGCGACTCGCACTGGCTGCCAGCACCACACTGCAGGTCGTGCCCCGCGCGGGGCACGCCGGCTATATCGAAGCACCCGCCGCGTACACCGCGATCATCGACACGTTCTGTCGCGTGAGCGACGGACAACGGAGCCAATGA
- a CDS encoding NAD(P)-dependent dehydrogenase, short-chain alcohol dehydrogenase family, with protein sequence MHNDASSALSALKGRRVLVTGGARGLGAAFVRSLVQAGARVVFGDVLHDEGRALAASLIEQGHAVTYLPLDLADPVSIKQFADRAAAQFGGLDALINNAAITNSGGKFADELSVETWDAVMNVNVRGTWLMSTAALPYLRDSGRGSIVNIASDTAMWGAPKLLAYVASKGAVISMTRSLAREFGAHGVTVNAIAPGLTEVEATAYVPAERHQYYLQGRALTRAQVPDDVTGPVLFLLSDAARFVTGQLLPVNGGFVMN encoded by the coding sequence ATGCATAACGACGCGTCCTCGGCATTGTCAGCACTCAAAGGCCGGCGTGTCCTCGTGACCGGCGGCGCGCGCGGTCTCGGCGCGGCGTTTGTTCGCTCGCTGGTGCAAGCCGGTGCGCGAGTCGTATTCGGCGATGTGCTGCATGACGAAGGCCGTGCGCTCGCGGCGTCGCTGATCGAGCAAGGTCACGCGGTGACGTATTTGCCGCTCGATCTCGCGGATCCCGTCAGCATCAAGCAGTTTGCCGATCGCGCTGCGGCGCAATTCGGCGGCCTCGACGCACTGATCAACAACGCGGCGATTACCAACTCGGGCGGCAAGTTTGCTGACGAGTTGTCGGTCGAGACGTGGGACGCCGTGATGAACGTCAACGTGCGCGGCACGTGGCTGATGAGCACCGCGGCCTTGCCGTATCTGCGCGACTCGGGCCGCGGCAGCATCGTCAACATCGCGTCCGATACAGCGATGTGGGGCGCGCCGAAGTTGCTCGCGTATGTGGCCAGCAAGGGCGCCGTGATCTCGATGACCCGCTCGCTGGCGCGCGAATTCGGTGCCCACGGCGTGACGGTCAACGCGATCGCACCGGGTCTCACCGAAGTCGAGGCCACTGCTTACGTGCCCGCCGAGCGTCACCAGTATTACCTGCAAGGCCGTGCGCTTACGCGCGCACAAGTGCCCGACGACGTCACCGGGCCGGTGCTGTTCCTGTTGTCCGATGCCGCGCGCTTCGTGACTGGCCAGTTGCTGCCGGTCAACGGCGGCTTCGTGATGAATTGA
- a CDS encoding Cupin domain-containing protein — protein MADAELERKSWEQPADASFAQWLDSRVARLETRRYDWDALKFQADYDPKYRRAQMRYVGTGGTGVAKDMNTVPAGGFTFSTMVIPAGNIGPSHIHMDVEEIFFVLRGKMKVICEKDGETWEAVLGERDLISVPPGVYRTEVNIGEEDALMCVMLGAAKPITPTYPPDSPLAKLKR, from the coding sequence ATGGCGGACGCCGAACTCGAACGCAAATCGTGGGAACAACCCGCGGACGCGAGCTTTGCACAATGGTTGGACAGCCGCGTCGCGCGCCTGGAAACGCGTCGTTATGACTGGGACGCGCTGAAGTTTCAGGCCGACTACGACCCGAAATATCGCCGCGCGCAAATGCGTTATGTCGGCACGGGCGGCACGGGCGTCGCGAAGGACATGAACACGGTGCCTGCGGGCGGCTTCACGTTCTCGACGATGGTGATCCCGGCCGGCAACATCGGCCCGAGCCACATTCATATGGATGTCGAAGAAATTTTCTTCGTGCTGCGCGGCAAGATGAAGGTGATCTGCGAGAAAGACGGCGAAACCTGGGAAGCCGTGCTCGGCGAGCGCGATCTGATCTCGGTGCCGCCGGGCGTGTATCGCACGGAAGTGAACATCGGCGAAGAAGACGCGTTGATGTGCGTGATGCTCGGTGCAGCCAAGCCGATCACGCCGACGTATCCGCCGGATTCGCCTTTGGCCAAGCTCAAGCGCTAA